A part of Desulfobacter sp. genomic DNA contains:
- a CDS encoding desulfoferrodoxin, protein MAEQLGIYKCEKCGNIVQVLHGEKPPVTCCGKPMERLVENTVDAAVEKHVPVIEKIDGGYKVCVGSVAHPMTPDHWIEWIELVSCDGKYVQRMMLEPSNIPEATFKCDADKVTALAYCNLHGLWKS, encoded by the coding sequence ATGGCTGAGCAACTAGGTATCTATAAATGCGAAAAATGCGGTAATATTGTGCAGGTTCTTCATGGGGAGAAACCGCCGGTGACCTGCTGCGGAAAACCCATGGAACGACTGGTGGAGAACACGGTTGACGCGGCCGTTGAGAAACATGTGCCCGTGATTGAAAAGATTGACGGCGGCTATAAAGTCTGTGTGGGGTCAGTCGCCCATCCCATGACCCCGGACCATTGGATCGAATGGATCGAACTGGTCTCCTGCGACGGTAAATATGTGCAGCGCATGATGCTGGAACCCTCCAATATTCCCGAAGCGACCTTTAAATGTGATGCTGACAAGGTGACGGCCCTGGCTTACTGCAACCTCCATGGATTGTGGAAGTCCTAG